A region from the Paludicola sp. MB14-C6 genome encodes:
- the ftsH gene encoding ATP-dependent zinc metalloprotease FtsH: MIFLQNKKKTILLYVGVLAVLLVGVLVMSTMIKPAGVTYKYSDIVYMFEEGSVKQFSLNLGTGELKLKLDSNHAKTASYKETNKDKDGNKYIVYNVGYAQKFLDDTKPAIEKYNKGKTDANKLQFELIPAKDRSWLLTVIPMLVSLLLVGFLFFVMMRQSNGGGKINQFSKANAKTIQSGKKTTFAEVAGADEEKEELYEIVEFLKRPDKFNELGARIPKGVLLVGPPGTGKTLLARAVAGEAGVPFYSISGSDFVEMFVGVGASRVRDLFTTAKKNSPSIIFIDEIDAVGRHRGAGLGGGHDEREQTLNQLLVEMDGFGANEGVIIIAATNRRDILDPALLRPGRFDRQVVVGYPDVKGREEILKVHARNKPLGFDVDLNKIARTTAGFTGADLENLLNEAALLAARNHRKAITEKDIEAATIKVVAGPEKKSHKISDHDKKITSYHEAGHAVATYYCKTQDSVHEVSIIPRGMAAGYTMHLPTEDRMHMSKMKMQESLTVLLAGRVAEEICLDDICTGASNDIERATQTARDMVTRYGFSNTLGPIVYGQPEGEVFLGRELNHQRNYSENVAKEIDAEIRTLIDNAYESARDILTAHREQLELVTKWLLEYEKIDSTTFEKLMKGELEFTPSAEKIEKPKEETVDKKEEKKEGNPLDVISPEVEDFMKSKDEPHVE; encoded by the coding sequence ATGATATTTTTGCAGAATAAGAAAAAAACCATACTCTTGTATGTGGGCGTGTTAGCGGTTCTATTAGTGGGTGTATTGGTAATGTCTACTATGATAAAACCTGCCGGAGTTACTTATAAGTATTCGGATATTGTATATATGTTTGAAGAAGGTTCTGTGAAGCAATTTTCATTGAATTTAGGAACAGGTGAATTGAAATTAAAGCTTGATTCCAATCATGCTAAAACTGCAAGCTATAAAGAAACCAATAAGGATAAAGACGGCAATAAATATATTGTATATAATGTAGGCTATGCTCAAAAGTTTTTAGACGATACTAAGCCTGCAATTGAAAAATACAACAAAGGCAAAACCGATGCAAACAAATTGCAATTTGAACTGATTCCTGCAAAGGATCGTTCATGGCTGTTAACTGTCATTCCAATGTTGGTTTCATTGCTTTTGGTTGGCTTTCTTTTCTTTGTTATGATGCGCCAATCAAATGGTGGCGGAAAAATCAATCAATTTAGCAAAGCGAATGCAAAAACAATTCAATCAGGCAAAAAAACAACTTTTGCTGAAGTAGCTGGTGCAGATGAAGAAAAAGAAGAGCTTTATGAAATCGTTGAATTCTTGAAACGACCGGATAAATTCAATGAATTGGGCGCTCGAATCCCAAAAGGTGTTTTATTAGTGGGTCCTCCGGGTACCGGTAAAACATTATTGGCAAGAGCAGTTGCTGGTGAAGCCGGTGTTCCGTTTTACTCTATTTCCGGTTCTGACTTCGTTGAAATGTTCGTTGGTGTCGGTGCATCAAGAGTAAGAGATTTATTTACAACAGCTAAGAAGAATTCCCCTTCTATTATATTCATAGATGAAATTGATGCGGTAGGACGTCATCGTGGCGCTGGTTTAGGCGGTGGACATGATGAAAGAGAGCAAACATTAAATCAGCTTCTTGTTGAGATGGATGGTTTTGGTGCAAATGAAGGTGTCATTATCATTGCCGCAACAAACCGTAGAGATATTCTTGATCCGGCTTTATTACGTCCGGGACGTTTTGACCGTCAAGTTGTTGTTGGATACCCAGATGTAAAAGGACGTGAAGAAATCTTAAAAGTTCACGCAAGAAATAAACCTTTAGGGTTTGATGTTGATTTAAATAAAATTGCAAGAACGACTGCAGGATTTACGGGAGCAGACTTAGAAAACTTATTGAACGAAGCAGCACTACTTGCTGCAAGAAATCATAGAAAAGCAATTACTGAAAAGGATATTGAAGCAGCAACCATAAAAGTAGTTGCTGGTCCTGAAAAGAAATCGCATAAGATTAGCGATCATGATAAGAAAATCACATCATACCATGAAGCAGGACATGCAGTTGCAACTTATTATTGTAAAACCCAAGACAGTGTTCACGAAGTATCTATTATACCTCGTGGAATGGCTGCGGGATATACAATGCATCTACCAACAGAAGACAGAATGCATATGTCTAAAATGAAAATGCAAGAAAGCTTAACAGTACTATTGGCTGGACGTGTTGCGGAAGAAATATGCTTAGACGATATATGTACAGGTGCTTCTAATGATATTGAGCGTGCAACGCAAACAGCACGTGATATGGTAACTCGTTACGGATTTAGCAATACTTTGGGACCAATTGTTTATGGTCAACCAGAAGGCGAAGTATTCTTAGGTAGAGAGTTAAATCACCAACGCAATTATTCTGAGAACGTTGCAAAAGAAATTGATGCTGAAATTCGTACATTGATTGATAATGCATATGAATCAGCAAGAGATATTCTAACAGCCCATAGAGAACAGCTCGAGCTAGTTACAAAGTGGCTATTGGAATATGAAAAAATTGATTCTACTACTTTTGAAAAGTTGATGAAGGGCGAATTAGAGTTTACTCCAAGCGCTGAGAAAATAGAAAAACCAAAAGAAGAAACAGTGGATAAAAAGGAAGAGAAAAAAGAAGGCAACCCATTGGATGTTATTTCTCCTGAGGTTGAAGACTTTATGAAATCCAAAGATGAACCACATGTAGAATAA